ATCTGGCAGTTTGAATTTAAAATGAAAAATTATTTGGCATATTTATTTTTCAACGTAGCCATAAAGAAGATGTTTCAACAAGCCCAAATGATTTGCTTAGAAAACCTCAAAGCCTTTGTTGAACAATGAAATGCGTAATATCGGAAAACCTATGCAAGCAAAAAGCGCCTGGGAGTGTTACCGTGTTTCCACCCCAAACGCTTTTTGAACTTTGCTCCTCACACACAAATAGACTATATCACTGGTTCAATTAAATAGCAAGTGTTTTCCTTAAATCTTATATTAGTAATTTAAATACGTCATTTGTTGCCAAAATAAAAAGCGCCTGGGAGTGTTACCGTGTTTCCACCCCAAACGCTTCTTATATTCAACATTGCTCCTCACACAAAACAACCATATCACTCAAGTTAGAAAATGGCAAGTATATTGCATGATAATTTAAGAATGTGTTTTAGAACCCTGAATGATCTAACAAGTGGGGGATATTCTTTAATGTAAGAAATGCCGCACACCAGTTACAACCATTAATAAACCCAGTTCATCAGCGGCTTTGATAGAGTCTTTATCCCGCAGACTTCCCCCTGGTTGGACAATAGCAGTAATTCCCGCTGCGGCTGCGGTTCTGACGGTATCATCAAAGGGGAAGAAACCATCACTAGCTAAAACTGCACCTTGAGCTTTTTCTCCTGCTTGTTCTACAGCTATTTTCGTAGAACCAACGCGGTTCATTTGTCCAGCACCGACACCTAAAGTCGTCCTATCTTTGCTGATGACAATAGCATTAGATTTAACGTGTTTACAAACTTTCCAAGCAAACAATAATTCTGCTAACTCGCTGGGGGTGGGTTGACGTTCGGTGACAACTTGCCATTTAGCTGTATCTGCAATGATATCATCCGCAGTTTGCACTAAGAAACCACCAGCGACCGCTCTCACCGTTTCTTTTGGTCCAGTCAGCAAATCTGGTAAAATCAAAACTCTGACATTACCTTTCTTAGTTAAAATTGCTTGCGCTTCTTCATCACAACCAGGTGCAACCACGCATTCTAAAAAGGTCTTCGTTAATTCTGTCGCTGTGACTGCATCAATAGCCCGGTTTAAAGCTACAATACCACCGAAAGCCGAGGTAGAATCAGCATTGAAGGCTTTTTGATAAGCGTCGAAAATTGTTTCCGCTTCCGCAGTTCCACAGGGGTTGGTATGTTTAATAATTGTCGCTGCGGGAGTTGCGGTAAATTCAGCAATGATACGCCGTGCAGCTTCTAAATCTACCAAATTATTATAGCTGAGTTCCTTACCTTGCAGTTTTGTTGCTGCTGCCCAACCTGTAGGTTTAGTTCCCGTTTGATACCAAGCTGCGGGTTGATGGGGGTTTTCTCCATAACGCAAAGATTGAATTTGTGTACCGGAAACAGTGTAGGTTTCTGGTAAACCTTCGCTTTGTGTACCAGCGAGATAAGCTGCAATGGCGTTATCATAACTTGCAGTGTGTAAAAATCCTTTTAAAGCGCATTTTTGGCGAAACTCCAAAGAAGCTGACCCATTTTGCCGTAATTCTTGCAAATACTCATCATACTGATCAGGATTACATAATACAGTCAGATGGGCAAAGTTTTTTGATGAAGCGCGTAACATTGCAGGGCCACCAATATCAATTTGTTCTACTGCGTCTGCTAAGGTGACACCGGTTTTAGCAATGGTTTCCTCAAAAGGATAAAGGTTAACTACGACTAAATCAATAGGACGAATTTGGTTATTTTCCAAATCTGTGACATCTTGGGCAACGTCGCGCCGTGCTAAAATACCGCCATGTATGCGGGGATGGAGAGTTTTCACCCGACCGCCTAAAATTTCTGGTGAGCCTGTATAATCTGAAACCTTTGTAACAGGGATTCCCGCATCTTTCAGGGTTTTGGCTGTTCCCCCACTGCTGATAATATCAAAGCCAAATTCTTCAACCAAGCTGCGGGCTAGGTCAATTATACCAGTTTTGTTAGATACACTCAGCAATGCTAGACGCGTCATAGTTCCCCTGTTGCTTTTCGACTACAAGTTTGCAAATAGATGATTATTTTACATCATGTTGGTTTGTACAGTTATCAGTTATAAGTTTAGCAATCTTCAAAGCCAGGGAATAAATTCCCTGTCTCAAAGTTAAAGTCGGTTAAAACCGACTATGTTACTTTTATTTTTCTATTCAGGACTTACGGATAATTCATGAATTACCACTACCTAAGAATAAATTTTGATTTTATTTTGTGATTTTATTTTCAGTTAACGAGAGTGCGTTTTAACGCACTTTAGCTATTAGCCCGGAAATTGATTTCCGGGTGGTTTTAGCAGCTAACAAATCAATTCCTTATCCCTAAATTATTGTTGACTTATTTCAATAATATTTCCATCGGGGTCTTTGGTGAAGATAGCAGGACGACCGGAAGCACTTGCTTGAAATGGGTAATTATGACTTTGTAATTCTATTTTTGCTGCTTCTAAGTCCACAACAGAAAATGCAATGTGGGGGTTACGTCCCCATTTTTTGTTTTGGTTTTCGGTGGGGACGGATGAGGATACTATTAAGTGTATTTGATAGTTACCGAGTTGATACCATGCACCGGGATATTTAAGGGTGCGGTCTATTTTTGATAGTCCTAAGATTGTTCCATAAAAGTGTTCTGAGCGTTCTAAGTTGGTGATGAGGATGGCGGTGTGGAGACTTTGGGTAATTTGCATTTTGGGTGAGAGGGAAGTGAGTATATTGATCTGTGTAGTTTGATTGCAGAATTGTTATTATAATTTTGGTTTTGTTAGATGTTGATAAACTAATTAAAATTGACATCTTTAGTTATAAAATAAGTCTTTGTAGATAAATTGTAAATGAAATTATGACAGAAATTAAATTTTCTATTGAGGGTGAAGAGGCGATCACCGCTACAGAGGAATTTTTGGCAATTGAAGGTATAACTGGGAACTATACCATAAATTCAGAAGAAATCAAAAAAGAACCAGTCATTACTACTGTTGGTACTATAGTTGGTCTTGTGGGTGGGACAATTGCCATAGCAGAACAAATTCGCAAATGGTATCAAGAGTATAAACAAAAACAATCTGGTAAAAAAATTGCTAAAGTCCTGATTGTTGGCCGCAATGGTAGACGACTACTGTTAGAAAATGCCACAATTGAGCAAATTCGCCAAATTCTAGAATCATAACTAGGTTTTGCTGGAGTGCGTCGCTTCAGCTATAAAAAATTTTCCATAAAGTAGTCGGTTTTAACCGACTTTAGCTTTCAGACAGGGAATTTATTCCCTGGCTAGATTCCCTGGCTTGATGATACGATACTTGATAATACTTTTA
This genomic interval from Anabaena sphaerica FACHB-251 contains the following:
- the purH gene encoding bifunctional phosphoribosylaminoimidazolecarboxamide formyltransferase/IMP cyclohydrolase, whose translation is MTRLALLSVSNKTGIIDLARSLVEEFGFDIISSGGTAKTLKDAGIPVTKVSDYTGSPEILGGRVKTLHPRIHGGILARRDVAQDVTDLENNQIRPIDLVVVNLYPFEETIAKTGVTLADAVEQIDIGGPAMLRASSKNFAHLTVLCNPDQYDEYLQELRQNGSASLEFRQKCALKGFLHTASYDNAIAAYLAGTQSEGLPETYTVSGTQIQSLRYGENPHQPAAWYQTGTKPTGWAAATKLQGKELSYNNLVDLEAARRIIAEFTATPAATIIKHTNPCGTAEAETIFDAYQKAFNADSTSAFGGIVALNRAIDAVTATELTKTFLECVVAPGCDEEAQAILTKKGNVRVLILPDLLTGPKETVRAVAGGFLVQTADDIIADTAKWQVVTERQPTPSELAELLFAWKVCKHVKSNAIVISKDRTTLGVGAGQMNRVGSTKIAVEQAGEKAQGAVLASDGFFPFDDTVRTAAAAGITAIVQPGGSLRDKDSIKAADELGLLMVVTGVRHFLH
- a CDS encoding VOC family protein; this encodes MQITQSLHTAILITNLERSEHFYGTILGLSKIDRTLKYPGAWYQLGNYQIHLIVSSSVPTENQNKKWGRNPHIAFSVVDLEAAKIELQSHNYPFQASASGRPAIFTKDPDGNIIEISQQ